In Suricata suricatta isolate VVHF042 chromosome 14, meerkat_22Aug2017_6uvM2_HiC, whole genome shotgun sequence, one DNA window encodes the following:
- the MC5R gene encoding melanocortin receptor 5, which yields MNSSFHMLFLDRNLNATEGNFSGPNVKNKSSPCEEMGIAVEVFLTLGLISLLENILVIGAIVKNKNLHSPMYFFVCSLAVADMLVSMSNTWETITIYLINNKHLVIADAFVRHIDNVFDSMICISVVASMCSLLAIAVDRYVTIFYALRYHHIMTVKRSGVIIACIWIFCTGCGIIFIIYYESTYVVICLISMFFTMLFLMASLYIHMFLLARAHVKRIAALRAYSSVRQMTSMKGAVTLTMLLGIFIVCWAPFFLHLILMISCPRNLYCSCFMSYFNMYLILIMCNSVIDPLIYAFRSQEMRKSFKEIICCHAFRIPCRFLGRY from the coding sequence ATGAATTCCTCATTTCATATGCTTTTCTTGGATCGCAACCTGAATGCCACCGAAGGCAACTTTTCAGGACCAAATGTCAAGAACAAATCTTCACCATGTGAAGAGATGGGCATCGCTGTGGAAGTGTTTCTGACTCTGGGTCTCATCAGCCTTTTGGAGAACATCTTGGTCATAGGTGCCATAGTGAAGAACAAGAACTTGCACTCCcccatgtatttttttgtgtgcagTTTAGCAGTAGCTGACATGCTGGTGAGCATGTCTAACACCTGGGAGACCATTACcatatacttaataaataataagcacCTGGTGATCGCAGATGCCTTTGTGCGTCACATTGACAATGTGTTTGACTCCATGATCTGCATTTCCGTGGTGGCCTCCATGTGCAGTTTGCTGGCCATTGCAGTGGATAGATACGTTACCATCTTCTATGCTCTGCGCTATCACCACATCATGACAGTGAAGCGTTCTGGGGTAATTATTGCATGTATCTGGATCTTTTGCACAGGCTGTGgcatcattttcatcatttactATGAATCCACTTATGTCGTCATTTGCCTCATCTCCATGTTCTTCACCATGTTGTTCCTCATGGCATCTCTGTATATACACATGTTCCTCCTGGCAAGGGCTCATGTCAAGCGGATAGCCGCTCTGCGTGCATACAGCTCTGTGCGGCAAATGACCAGCATGAAAGGGGCTGTCACCCTGACCATGCTGCTGGGCATTTTTATCGTGTGCTGGGCTCCATTCTTCCTCCATCTCATTTTGATGATTTCTTGCCCCCGGAACCTCTACTGTTCTTGCTTTATGTCTTACTTTAATATGTACCTCATACTCATCATGTGTAATTCTGTGATCGATCCTCTGATATATGCCTTCCGCAGCCAGGAGATGAGGAAGTCCTTTAAGGAGATTATTTGTTGCCATGCCTTCAGAATACCCTGCAGGTTCCTTGGCAGGTATTAA